A single genomic interval of Zunongwangia sp. HGR-M22 harbors:
- the rplS gene encoding 50S ribosomal protein L19, translated as MESLIKFVQDEFVTTKDLPEFSAGDTITVYYEIKEGQKTRTQFFRGVVIQKRGTGSSQTFTIRKMSGTVGVERIFPINLPAIQKIEVNKRGSVRRARIFYFRELTGKKARIKEAKRS; from the coding sequence ATGGAATCGTTAATTAAATTCGTTCAAGACGAATTCGTTACCACAAAAGATCTTCCTGAATTTTCAGCTGGAGATACTATTACTGTTTATTACGAAATTAAAGAGGGTCAAAAAACCCGTACACAGTTTTTCCGTGGAGTTGTAATCCAAAAAAGAGGAACTGGAAGCTCACAAACTTTCACCATTAGAAAAATGAGTGGTACAGTTGGTGTAGAACGTATCTTCCCTATTAACTTACCTGCGATCCAAAAGATCGAAGTGAACAAAAGAGGTAGCGTTAGAAGAGCTAGAATTTTCTACTTTAGAGAACTTACTGGTAAAAAAG
- the trmD gene encoding tRNA (guanosine(37)-N1)-methyltransferase TrmD, whose protein sequence is MRIDIITVVPDILKSPFEASILKRAIEKGHVEIHLHNLRDYVTDNYKQIDDYQFGGGAGMVMMIEPIDKCISKLKEERNYDEVIYMTPDGETLNQKMANRMSMFENIIILCGHYKGVDQRVRDHFITKEISVGDYVLSGGELGAAILCDAIIRLIPGVLGNETSALTDSFQDNLLAPPVFTRPAEYKGWKVPEILTSGNFPKIEEWRENEAFKRTKKLRPDLLEDE, encoded by the coding sequence ATGCGAATTGATATTATTACCGTAGTGCCCGATATTCTTAAAAGTCCATTTGAAGCTTCTATTTTAAAAAGAGCTATAGAAAAAGGACATGTAGAAATTCATTTACATAATCTGCGGGACTACGTAACCGATAACTATAAGCAAATTGATGATTATCAATTTGGCGGAGGTGCCGGTATGGTAATGATGATTGAGCCAATCGACAAATGTATTTCTAAACTGAAAGAGGAAAGAAATTATGATGAAGTTATTTATATGACTCCAGATGGCGAAACCTTAAATCAAAAAATGGCAAATCGCATGTCGATGTTTGAAAATATAATTATTCTTTGCGGTCATTACAAAGGTGTAGACCAGCGAGTGCGTGATCATTTTATTACTAAAGAAATTTCTGTAGGGGATTATGTACTTTCTGGCGGAGAGTTAGGTGCTGCTATTTTGTGTGATGCAATAATTAGATTAATACCTGGTGTTTTAGGCAACGAAACTTCCGCGTTAACAGATTCTTTTCAGGACAATTTATTAGCACCACCCGTTTTCACTAGACCGGCAGAATACAAGGGATGGAAAGTACCAGAAATTTTAACTTCTGGAAACTTCCCAAAAATCGAAGAGTGGCGTGAAAATGAAGCATTTAAGAGAACGAAAAAACTTCGACCAGATCTTTTAGAAGACGAATAA
- a CDS encoding S1C family serine protease, whose protein sequence is MKKLASLLMVSILGGALTLGSYKLFFEEENVSFLKNEQSAAQNLINANYNAEHTYGTNVDFTAAAEKTVHAVVHVKNVAVYNGPRSWADIMQGRTESSKSLRGTGSGVIITPDGYIVTNNHVIEGASELEVTLNNNKTYKAKVIGADAISDIALIKVEPDEDLEYIPFGNSNNVKIGEWVLAVGNPFNLKSTVTAGIVSAKSRNLNPAATGQSFIQTDAAINPGNSGGALVNINGELIGINTAITSMTGSYVGYAFAVPSNNAKKIVDDIMEYGDIQQGILGIRGSDFNRVPEMSEEYGTTQGVFVSEVTKGSGAEKAGIQTKDVIRKIDNIKVNKFSDLTGYINTKRPNDTVNVTVLRNGKEKEIAVKLTKLNVAQLPIGLEVTNASKDELKFYQTENGVKISKTLSDQYPEEEFVGAIITEINGEKIFSIRDAEEAFKAIERGQGLSMTFIDKTGQKQRVIFR, encoded by the coding sequence ATGAAAAAATTAGCAAGTTTACTTATGGTTTCCATCCTGGGTGGAGCATTAACTTTAGGAAGCTACAAGCTGTTTTTTGAAGAAGAAAATGTTTCTTTTTTGAAAAATGAGCAAAGTGCTGCCCAAAATCTAATTAACGCCAATTATAATGCCGAACATACTTATGGCACGAACGTAGATTTTACCGCCGCTGCAGAAAAAACCGTACACGCCGTGGTACATGTTAAGAATGTTGCCGTCTATAATGGCCCTCGCAGTTGGGCAGATATTATGCAAGGTAGAACAGAATCCAGCAAATCCTTACGCGGAACTGGGTCTGGAGTAATTATTACACCAGATGGATATATCGTAACAAATAATCACGTTATCGAAGGCGCCAGCGAATTAGAAGTTACTTTAAATAATAACAAAACCTACAAGGCAAAAGTTATCGGTGCAGATGCTATTTCTGATATCGCTTTAATAAAAGTAGAGCCAGATGAAGATTTGGAATATATTCCTTTTGGAAATTCGAACAACGTAAAAATAGGAGAATGGGTTTTAGCGGTTGGAAATCCATTTAACCTAAAATCTACCGTTACCGCAGGAATTGTTAGTGCTAAATCAAGAAACCTTAACCCTGCTGCAACAGGACAATCTTTTATACAAACAGATGCAGCGATTAATCCAGGGAACAGCGGTGGTGCTTTAGTTAATATTAATGGCGAATTGATAGGTATTAATACTGCTATCACATCCATGACAGGAAGTTATGTTGGCTATGCTTTTGCAGTACCTTCTAACAATGCTAAAAAAATTGTTGATGATATTATGGAATATGGTGATATCCAACAAGGAATATTAGGTATACGTGGAAGCGATTTCAATCGAGTTCCAGAAATGAGTGAAGAATATGGTACTACACAAGGTGTTTTTGTTAGCGAAGTAACTAAAGGTAGTGGCGCAGAAAAAGCAGGTATCCAAACGAAAGATGTTATTAGAAAAATCGACAATATTAAAGTCAACAAATTTTCAGATCTTACCGGTTATATAAATACCAAACGACCTAACGACACGGTTAATGTTACTGTTCTTAGAAATGGCAAAGAGAAAGAAATTGCTGTAAAATTAACCAAGCTTAATGTTGCACAACTACCTATAGGTTTAGAAGTGACCAACGCCTCTAAAGATGAACTTAAATTTTACCAGACAGAAAACGGAGTAAAAATAAGCAAGACGTTAAGTGACCAATATCCTGAAGAAGAATTTGTTGGTGCAATTATTACTGAAATAAATGGCGAAAAAATCTTTAGCATTCGAGATGCGGAAGAAGCTTTTAAAGCTATAGAAAGAGGACAAGGTTTAAGCATGACTTTTATAGATAAAACAGGCCAAAAGCAACGTGTTATCTTTAGATAA
- the dapF gene encoding diaminopimelate epimerase: MRLQFFKYQGTGNDFVMIDNRNNLVSKNDTKLIERLCDRKFGIGADGLILLENAEVEGDDFKMVYFNADGNESSMCGNGGRCLVAFAKFLGIIEEKANFTAIDGAHKASIGNDGIVNLQMQDVSNIYQAGNIAFLDTGSPHHIVFTENVKEMDVKEEGSAIRYSSDYKEKGTNVNFVEKTEQDDTFIVRTYERGVEDETLACGTGVTAVAIAAFNSHRTKANEVKLKVPGGDLSVSFKADGENYTDVWLKGPAKLVFKGEIEC; encoded by the coding sequence ATGAGACTTCAGTTTTTCAAATACCAGGGTACAGGTAACGATTTTGTAATGATTGATAATCGCAATAATTTAGTATCCAAAAACGATACCAAATTGATTGAGAGACTTTGTGACCGTAAATTTGGCATAGGAGCAGATGGATTAATTTTACTTGAAAATGCCGAGGTGGAAGGAGACGATTTTAAAATGGTTTACTTTAATGCCGACGGAAATGAAAGTAGTATGTGTGGTAATGGTGGTCGCTGTCTGGTAGCTTTTGCTAAATTTTTGGGTATCATTGAAGAGAAAGCAAATTTTACGGCTATCGATGGAGCTCATAAAGCATCGATCGGAAATGATGGAATTGTTAATCTGCAAATGCAAGATGTATCCAATATTTATCAAGCGGGTAACATTGCTTTTTTAGACACCGGTTCTCCTCATCACATTGTTTTTACTGAAAACGTCAAAGAGATGGATGTAAAAGAAGAAGGTTCAGCAATTCGATATTCTTCAGATTATAAAGAAAAAGGAACAAACGTAAATTTTGTTGAAAAAACCGAGCAAGACGATACTTTTATAGTTCGTACTTACGAACGTGGCGTAGAGGATGAAACTTTGGCCTGCGGGACCGGAGTAACCGCCGTGGCAATTGCTGCCTTTAATAGCCATAGAACTAAAGCCAATGAAGTAAAATTGAAGGTTCCCGGTGGAGATCTTTCAGTTAGCTTTAAAGCAGATGGAGAAAATTATACAGATGTTTGGCTCAAAGGTCCGGCAAAACTTGTTTTTAAAGGAGAGATAGAATGCTAA
- a CDS encoding GNAT family N-acetyltransferase translates to MLTLKGEKLYLRALEPEDLEFLHDLENNEEFWEVSATQAPFSKFILKKYLENSHLDIYEVKQLRLVICNLKKHPIGLIDIFDFEPRDRRAAIGILIAKPEERQKGFGAESLSLVCKYCFKHLGLHQVYANITADNERSLRLFENCGFTQAGLKKEWTFIDGRFKDEYLYQLINKNVH, encoded by the coding sequence ATGCTAACCTTAAAAGGAGAAAAACTCTATTTAAGAGCTTTAGAACCAGAAGATCTAGAATTTCTTCACGATTTGGAGAATAACGAAGAGTTTTGGGAAGTTAGTGCCACCCAGGCTCCATTCTCAAAATTCATTTTAAAAAAGTATCTGGAAAATTCTCATTTAGATATTTACGAAGTCAAACAATTACGTTTAGTAATCTGTAATTTAAAAAAACACCCCATTGGTTTAATTGATATTTTCGATTTCGAACCTCGCGATCGTAGAGCAGCAATTGGTATTTTAATAGCAAAGCCCGAAGAGCGTCAAAAAGGATTTGGGGCAGAGAGTTTGTCTTTAGTGTGTAAATACTGTTTCAAACATTTGGGTTTACATCAGGTTTATGCCAATATCACTGCAGATAATGAGCGAAGTTTGCGGTTATTTGAAAATTGCGGATTTACACAAGCCGGTTTAAAGAAAGAATGGACGTTTATAGATGGACGTTTTAAAGACGAATATTTATATCAACTAATAAATAAGAATGTACATTAA
- the mltG gene encoding endolytic transglycosylase MltG: protein MYIKKILVAIAILGLVGVGIFSYYIYESILGENTKFASEKEIVLIPTNADYRTVLDSLRPLVKDLSSFNIVAEKKQYPGNIKAGRFILKKGMNNNEIVNTLRSTNVPINISFNNQERVEDLAGRISSQIEADSLSLLEAMRDEEFLAENNLDEATALGMYIPNKYEFFWNTSAEEFRARMKTEYDRFWSQSRLQKAEEIGLTPGQVITIASIVQKETAKVDERPKVAGVYMNRYKSGWKLDADPTVIYAIKQKTQNFDTIIKRVLYKDLELDSPYNTYKYREIPPGPIAMPDISSIDAVLNYEDHEYFYFVANVENFGYHKFAKTLAQHNRNKQEYVRWINKKGIKR from the coding sequence ATGTACATTAAAAAGATTTTAGTAGCCATAGCGATTTTAGGACTTGTTGGAGTAGGTATATTTAGTTATTATATCTACGAAAGCATTTTAGGAGAAAACACCAAATTCGCTTCAGAAAAAGAAATTGTTTTAATTCCTACAAATGCTGATTATAGAACTGTTTTAGATAGTCTTCGCCCATTGGTTAAAGACCTTAGTAGTTTTAATATTGTTGCTGAAAAAAAGCAGTATCCCGGCAATATAAAAGCAGGACGATTTATTCTGAAAAAAGGGATGAATAATAATGAGATTGTAAATACGCTGCGAAGTACCAATGTTCCTATTAATATAAGTTTTAATAACCAGGAACGAGTGGAAGATCTTGCCGGTCGAATTTCTAGTCAAATTGAAGCTGATAGCTTAAGTTTGTTAGAAGCAATGCGCGATGAGGAATTTCTTGCTGAAAATAATTTGGATGAAGCTACAGCTTTGGGAATGTATATTCCGAATAAATATGAATTCTTCTGGAATACTTCTGCTGAAGAATTTCGAGCGCGAATGAAAACTGAATACGATCGTTTTTGGTCACAAAGCCGATTGCAAAAAGCTGAAGAAATAGGTTTAACACCGGGACAGGTAATTACAATTGCCTCTATCGTTCAGAAAGAAACTGCGAAAGTAGATGAACGCCCAAAAGTAGCTGGTGTTTATATGAATCGTTATAAAAGCGGCTGGAAGCTTGATGCTGATCCTACAGTGATTTACGCGATTAAACAGAAAACACAAAATTTTGATACCATCATAAAAAGAGTTTTATATAAGGATCTAGAGTTGGATTCTCCGTATAATACCTATAAGTATCGTGAAATCCCACCTGGTCCCATAGCAATGCCCGATATTTCTTCTATCGATGCCGTATTAAATTACGAAGATCATGAATACTTCTATTTTGTTGCCAACGTAGAAAATTTTGGCTATCATAAATTCGCTAAAACCCTTGCTCAGCATAACCGCAATAAGCAAGAATATGTTCGCTGGATTAATAAAAAAGGAATAAAAAGATAA
- a CDS encoding peptidoglycan-binding protein LysM produces MSKKIVKLSWLPVVAGSLFFSFSTKKAADLEIEGFTTPHLELNYTVSVDALPLKASKAPAKALPKLGKSYTGFKEAIGFKESRGDYSSINEYGYMGKYQFGKGTLNLLGVYNTQEFLERPELQEATFYTNASRNKWILIRDIKRFSGKTINGVEVTESGILAAAHLAGPGSVKKYLRSYGAQMFNDAFGTSIKYYMKRFAGYDTSFIEPVKNPRVDFSKLSEI; encoded by the coding sequence ATGAGTAAGAAAATTGTTAAGCTTTCCTGGTTGCCCGTTGTTGCAGGATCATTATTTTTTAGTTTCAGCACAAAGAAAGCAGCCGATCTAGAGATAGAAGGTTTTACTACTCCTCATCTTGAATTAAATTATACGGTATCTGTAGATGCATTACCGTTAAAAGCTTCTAAGGCGCCGGCTAAGGCACTCCCTAAATTAGGGAAGTCTTACACGGGTTTTAAAGAAGCTATTGGCTTTAAAGAGTCGAGAGGAGATTACAGCAGTATTAACGAATATGGATACATGGGGAAATACCAGTTTGGTAAAGGAACCTTAAATCTATTAGGCGTTTATAATACTCAGGAGTTTTTGGAGCGTCCAGAACTTCAAGAAGCAACATTTTATACCAATGCTTCTCGTAACAAATGGATCCTGATTCGTGATATTAAGCGTTTTTCAGGAAAAACTATTAATGGGGTAGAGGTTACAGAATCTGGTATTCTGGCAGCTGCACATTTAGCTGGTCCCGGTAGTGTGAAAAAATATTTAAGAAGTTATGGTGCTCAAATGTTTAATGATGCATTTGGTACAAGCATTAAATATTACATGAAGCGTTTTGCCGGTTACGACACCTCGTTTATTGAACCAGTGAAAAATCCTAGAGTTGATTTTTCAAAATTATCTGAAATATAG
- a CDS encoding SAM-dependent methyltransferase: MASNFSFSGKLYLIPTTLGESNPIEVLPLTVKKHVERIDHYIAENEKTARRAIKKLVPQKKQQILKFKTLNKFTDVTEIPNFLDACKKGFDMGLISEAGVPGVADPGAEIVKLAHQNGIQVVPLVGPSSILLAMMGSGMNGQSFSFNGYLPIDKKEKKQELKNLERISSEKNMAQLFIETPYRNNKLLEDLIQTLHPSTRLCVACDLTLPTESIVTLSINEWKQKKVDLHKRPTIFVIQKD; this comes from the coding sequence ATGGCTTCAAACTTTTCATTTTCCGGCAAATTATACTTAATCCCGACAACTTTGGGAGAATCCAATCCTATTGAAGTGCTTCCGCTTACCGTAAAAAAGCATGTTGAAAGAATTGATCATTACATCGCTGAAAATGAAAAAACAGCTAGAAGAGCTATCAAAAAATTAGTTCCGCAGAAAAAACAACAAATTTTAAAGTTTAAGACTTTAAATAAATTTACTGATGTTACTGAAATCCCTAACTTTCTTGATGCCTGTAAAAAAGGTTTCGATATGGGATTAATTAGCGAAGCCGGAGTTCCCGGGGTTGCCGATCCCGGTGCTGAAATTGTAAAACTAGCACATCAAAATGGTATTCAGGTTGTTCCGCTTGTAGGGCCTTCTTCTATTTTATTAGCAATGATGGGAAGCGGAATGAACGGACAATCGTTTAGTTTCAATGGTTACTTACCTATCGATAAAAAAGAAAAGAAGCAGGAATTAAAGAATCTTGAGCGTATTTCTTCTGAAAAGAATATGGCGCAACTTTTTATTGAAACTCCCTATAGAAATAACAAACTTTTAGAAGATCTTATCCAGACTCTTCATCCTTCTACTCGCCTCTGCGTTGCTTGTGATCTTACTTTACCTACAGAATCTATAGTTACGCTTTCTATAAACGAGTGGAAACAAAAAAAGGTAGACCTTCATAAAAGACCTACCATTTTTGTTATTCAAAAAGATTAA
- a CDS encoding low molecular weight protein-tyrosine-phosphatase — MEKKRILMVCLGNICRSPLAEGLLKSKVNPEEIYVDSAGTGNYHIGDLPDRRSIATAKQHNLDITDQRGRQLSTEDLNSFDHIFVMDNSNYRDSIALAKTEDQKEKIKLILNEIFPGENVDVPDPYFGGDQGFENVYQMLDEATTNIVEKLNNGTY; from the coding sequence ATGGAAAAGAAAAGAATCTTAATGGTTTGCCTGGGTAATATTTGCAGATCACCACTTGCTGAAGGGCTTCTAAAATCTAAGGTAAATCCTGAAGAAATTTATGTAGATTCTGCGGGAACAGGAAATTATCATATAGGTGATCTTCCCGATCGTAGATCGATTGCAACGGCAAAACAACACAATCTTGATATTACCGACCAACGAGGACGACAATTGAGTACTGAAGATTTAAACTCTTTCGATCATATCTTTGTGATGGATAACTCTAATTATCGCGATTCTATTGCGCTAGCAAAGACTGAAGATCAGAAAGAAAAAATAAAGCTCATTTTAAATGAAATCTTCCCGGGAGAAAATGTAGATGTTCCCGATCCTTATTTTGGTGGTGACCAGGGTTTCGAAAATGTGTATCAAATGCTTGACGAGGCGACAACTAACATCGTAGAAAAATTAAATAACGGAACATATTAA
- the dnaA gene encoding chromosomal replication initiator protein DnaA, protein MSKTAQSVWNSCLAFIKDNISPQAYKTWFEPIQAVKLTDCALSIQVPSKFFYEWLEEHYVKLLKVSLTRELGEKAKLVYVIKMENTYGNKLPFTEKIPSTQRSNMSSQEVDVPVKNKNPELKNPFVIPGIRNVKIESQLNPSYNFENFLEGDSNRLARSAGLAVANKPGGTSFNPLLIFGGVGLGKTHLAHAIGVEIKDKYPEKTVLYISAEKFTQQYIESVKKNNRNDFIHFYQIIDVLIVDDIQLLSGKAGTQDVFFHIFNHLHQNGKQVILTSDKAPVDMQDIEQRLLSRFKWGLSAELQHPDFETRVSIIKNKLYRDGVEMPEEIVEFLANNIKANIRELEGAIISLIAHSSFNKKDVTIELAKKIVDNYVKNTKREVSIDYIQKVVSDYFQMDVETLQSKTRKRHIVQARQLAMFFAKKFTKASLASIGSQIGSRDHATVLHACKTVDNLSTTDKQFKKFVEDLNKKLTI, encoded by the coding sequence ATGTCGAAAACTGCGCAATCAGTTTGGAATAGCTGTCTAGCTTTTATTAAAGATAACATCTCGCCACAGGCCTACAAAACCTGGTTCGAGCCAATTCAAGCAGTAAAACTTACAGATTGTGCTCTAAGCATACAGGTACCATCTAAGTTTTTTTATGAATGGTTGGAAGAGCATTATGTTAAGCTTTTAAAAGTTTCTTTGACTAGAGAGCTAGGAGAAAAAGCCAAATTAGTGTACGTTATCAAGATGGAAAACACCTACGGTAACAAGTTGCCTTTTACCGAGAAAATTCCTAGTACACAACGATCAAATATGTCTTCACAGGAAGTTGATGTTCCCGTGAAAAATAAAAATCCAGAACTTAAAAATCCATTTGTAATACCGGGGATTAGAAATGTAAAAATTGAATCACAACTAAACCCTAGTTACAATTTTGAAAACTTTTTAGAAGGAGATTCTAACAGGTTAGCAAGATCTGCTGGTTTAGCAGTGGCAAATAAACCGGGAGGAACATCTTTTAATCCGCTTCTTATTTTTGGAGGTGTTGGTTTAGGAAAAACACACTTAGCACACGCTATTGGTGTAGAAATAAAAGACAAATATCCAGAAAAAACGGTGCTTTATATTTCTGCGGAAAAATTTACACAACAATATATTGAATCGGTTAAAAAGAATAACAGAAACGATTTTATCCATTTCTACCAGATTATAGATGTCTTAATTGTAGATGATATACAGTTATTATCTGGGAAAGCAGGAACTCAGGATGTATTTTTCCACATTTTTAATCACTTGCATCAAAACGGAAAACAGGTAATTCTTACCAGTGATAAGGCTCCAGTAGATATGCAGGATATCGAGCAACGCTTGCTTTCTCGATTTAAATGGGGACTATCCGCTGAATTGCAACATCCAGATTTTGAAACTCGTGTCTCAATTATAAAAAATAAACTCTATCGTGACGGTGTAGAGATGCCCGAAGAAATAGTTGAATTTTTAGCTAATAACATTAAAGCTAATATTCGGGAATTAGAAGGTGCGATTATTTCGCTAATCGCTCATTCTTCGTTCAACAAAAAAGATGTTACTATAGAGCTTGCTAAAAAGATTGTTGACAATTACGTTAAAAACACCAAGCGAGAAGTAAGTATCGATTATATCCAAAAAGTGGTAAGTGATTACTTCCAGATGGATGTTGAAACACTACAATCTAAGACAAGAAAAAGACATATTGTACAGGCCAGACAATTAGCAATGTTCTTTGCTAAGAAATTTACCAAAGCCTCACTTGCAAGTATTGGTTCACAAATTGGAAGTCGCGATCACGCAACAGTACTGCATGCTTGCAAAACGGTAGATAATCTATCGACAACAGATAAGCAGTTCAAAAAATTTGTAGAAGATCTCAATAAAAAATTAACGATTTAG
- a CDS encoding acyl-CoA thioesterase produces the protein MTEHVSILKVRYAETDQMGVVHHGNYAQYLEIARIEWLEKIGISYKSMEKNGIMLPVYEMNFKFIKSAFFDDNLKIYTSLRKTPDVKIIFDYKIYNQEDELLTTASTILVFMDAKTRRPIRCPEYVLEKL, from the coding sequence ATGACAGAACATGTATCCATACTTAAAGTACGATATGCAGAGACAGACCAAATGGGGGTAGTGCATCACGGTAACTACGCTCAGTATCTGGAAATTGCGCGAATTGAGTGGCTTGAAAAAATTGGTATTTCCTATAAAAGTATGGAAAAAAATGGTATAATGCTGCCTGTTTATGAAATGAATTTTAAGTTTATCAAATCGGCTTTCTTTGATGATAATTTGAAGATCTATACAAGCCTAAGAAAGACGCCCGATGTCAAGATAATTTTCGACTATAAAATATACAATCAAGAGGATGAGTTGTTAACAACTGCAAGTACAATTTTGGTTTTTATGGATGCAAAAACGAGGCGCCCAATTCGATGCCCAGAATATGTTTTGGAAAAACTTTAA
- a CDS encoding IMPACT family protein, which produces MKDTYKTITKASEEVLFKDRNSKFFGYAFPIKNEEEANLHLEELKSKHHKARHWCYAWQTGKEEQDIYYRANDDGEPSNSAGMPIYGQIQSFEVTNILIVVVRYFGGVKLGVGGLINAYKTAAQMALENSNIVKRTIDEVFEVHFDYPEMNIVMRLIKENNLNILEQKLELDCKIYLSVRKKEAEAIFDKFDTTYKVEIKRMES; this is translated from the coding sequence ATGAAGGACACCTACAAAACTATCACTAAAGCGTCTGAAGAAGTTTTATTTAAAGACCGAAATTCGAAGTTTTTTGGCTATGCTTTTCCTATTAAAAATGAAGAGGAAGCCAATCTTCACCTTGAAGAATTAAAATCGAAACATCATAAAGCGCGGCACTGGTGTTATGCCTGGCAAACCGGTAAAGAAGAACAGGATATTTATTATCGCGCTAACGACGACGGTGAACCATCCAACTCGGCCGGAATGCCTATTTACGGACAAATCCAATCTTTTGAAGTTACTAATATTCTTATTGTCGTTGTTCGCTATTTTGGCGGTGTAAAATTAGGTGTGGGCGGACTCATAAACGCATATAAAACCGCTGCACAAATGGCGCTGGAAAATTCAAATATTGTAAAGCGCACCATCGATGAGGTTTTTGAAGTTCATTTTGATTATCCTGAAATGAATATCGTAATGCGATTAATCAAAGAAAATAACCTGAATATTCTAGAACAAAAGCTTGAGTTAGACTGCAAGATCTATTTATCGGTAAGGAAAAAAGAAGCCGAGGCGATTTTCGATAAATTTGATACCACTTATAAGGTAGAAATAAAAAGAATGGAGAGTTAA
- a CDS encoding HAD family hydrolase has translation MIKTIIFDFGDIFINLDKSATPAQLEKFGIENLPESIVATNQEYEKGLISSEDFFNSYKKQFSTVEKEQFLDAWNAILVDFPKYRLEFIKKLASENNYQLILLSNTNEIHIDWVKENVAFFEEFQQCFDAFYLSYEINFRKPDAGIYEYVLKQHDLKPEECLFIDDTKENTDAAAALGINVWNLEPTREDVIDLFTTKKELFS, from the coding sequence ATGATTAAAACCATAATTTTCGATTTTGGTGATATTTTTATCAATCTTGATAAATCGGCTACACCGGCGCAATTAGAAAAATTCGGCATTGAAAATTTACCAGAATCGATCGTTGCGACGAACCAGGAATATGAAAAAGGTCTAATTTCTTCAGAAGATTTTTTCAACAGCTATAAAAAGCAGTTCAGCACGGTCGAAAAAGAGCAATTTCTTGATGCTTGGAATGCGATTTTAGTAGATTTTCCTAAATATCGATTAGAGTTTATAAAAAAATTAGCTTCAGAAAATAATTATCAACTTATACTTTTAAGCAACACTAATGAAATTCATATTGATTGGGTAAAAGAAAATGTAGCTTTTTTTGAAGAATTTCAGCAATGCTTTGATGCTTTTTATTTGTCTTACGAAATCAATTTTAGAAAACCAGACGCCGGTATTTACGAATATGTGCTTAAGCAGCATGATTTAAAGCCAGAAGAATGCCTTTTTATAGACGATACTAAAGAGAATACCGACGCTGCCGCTGCTTTAGGAATCAATGTTTGGAATCTGGAACCTACTCGAGAAGATGTGATTGATCTATTTACCACCAAGAAAGAATTATTCTCTTAA